Proteins encoded within one genomic window of Spirulina major PCC 6313:
- a CDS encoding metal ABC transporter substrate-binding protein: protein MRFAVWMTLGSLLFAGCTTPAPDSQDSAASASDSSPDSPAVTVVVSSDILCDLTEQVMGATQETTDLTCLMGPDQDPHTYATTPSDRRAIAQAQLFFYDGYNLTPTIAQLADSAETGVKTVAVFEMAVPNPLMFDHDHNHDHDHGHEDEHGAHDHEEPEHEDHGHEGNDQEKETQQPDPHVWHDVEQAIAAVEVIAAELSAIAPQHRDTYARNADQFTQTLTTLDTWIGEQIATIPADQRILVTTHASFNYFVAAYGLTRAEALQGLSTEDAPSAATLKRLVEQIQATQVPTVFPENIANNTVLDTVTREAGVKSSATPLLTGSRGSLGSYVDMMVSNTCAIATGLGGQCQDFAPPNPTN, encoded by the coding sequence ATGCGTTTTGCTGTTTGGATGACCCTCGGTTCTCTCCTCTTCGCCGGGTGTACAACCCCAGCCCCTGATTCCCAAGACTCGGCCGCCTCAGCGTCGGATTCTTCTCCCGACTCCCCCGCCGTGACGGTGGTGGTGTCGAGCGATATCCTCTGTGACTTAACGGAGCAGGTGATGGGGGCGACGCAAGAGACCACTGATCTCACCTGTTTAATGGGCCCTGACCAAGATCCCCACACCTATGCCACCACCCCATCGGATCGCCGCGCCATCGCCCAAGCGCAACTCTTTTTCTATGACGGCTACAACCTGACACCGACGATCGCACAATTGGCGGACTCTGCGGAAACGGGGGTGAAAACGGTGGCGGTGTTTGAAATGGCTGTGCCGAATCCGTTGATGTTTGACCATGACCATAACCATGATCATGATCATGGCCACGAAGACGAGCATGGGGCACATGATCACGAGGAACCGGAGCATGAGGATCACGGCCATGAAGGGAATGACCAGGAAAAGGAAACACAACAGCCCGACCCCCATGTGTGGCACGATGTGGAACAAGCGATCGCCGCCGTTGAGGTGATCGCCGCTGAATTGAGTGCGATCGCGCCCCAGCACCGCGACACCTACGCCCGCAACGCCGATCAATTTACCCAAACCCTCACCACCCTCGATACTTGGATCGGGGAACAAATCGCTACGATTCCCGCTGACCAGCGCATTCTCGTCACAACCCATGCGTCGTTTAACTACTTCGTGGCTGCCTATGGGTTAACGCGAGCCGAAGCCCTGCAAGGCCTCAGCACCGAAGATGCTCCTAGCGCCGCCACGCTTAAACGTCTCGTCGAGCAAATTCAAGCCACCCAAGTCCCCACGGTCTTCCCAGAAAACATCGCTAACAATACGGTCCTCGACACTGTGACGCGGGAAGCGGGAGTTAAGTCCTCAGCAACGCCACTGCTCACCGGGTCTAGGGGGTCTTTGGGGAGCTATGTAGACATGATGGTGTCGAATACCTGTGCGATCGCCACGGGTCTCGGTGGGCAATGCCAAGACTTTGCACCGCCTAACCCCACGAATTAA
- a CDS encoding ATP-dependent Clp protease proteolytic subunit, which produces MPIGVPRVPYQMPGQPYSDWINIYDRLYRERIIFLGRGINDGIANQIIAIMLYLDSEDSSKPIYLYINSPGGSVTAGLAIFDTMQHIKSEVVTICVGLAASMGAFLLGAGTKGKRLALPHARIMIHQPLGGTQGRRQATDIEIEAREILRIKRQLNEIMVAQTGQPLEKIEKDTDRDYFMSPHEALEYGIIDKVIEETPDKAAAAIASQH; this is translated from the coding sequence ATGCCCATTGGTGTTCCGAGAGTCCCCTATCAAATGCCCGGTCAGCCCTATTCTGACTGGATCAACATCTACGATCGCCTGTACCGGGAGCGAATCATCTTCCTCGGTCGCGGCATCAACGACGGTATCGCGAACCAAATCATCGCGATCATGCTCTATCTGGATTCCGAAGATTCGAGCAAGCCGATCTACCTGTACATTAACTCCCCCGGTGGTTCCGTCACCGCTGGCCTCGCCATCTTCGACACGATGCAACACATCAAGTCTGAAGTGGTGACGATCTGCGTCGGGCTGGCCGCCTCCATGGGAGCCTTCCTCCTCGGAGCCGGAACCAAGGGCAAACGCCTCGCTCTCCCCCACGCCCGGATCATGATTCACCAACCCCTCGGCGGGACACAAGGCCGTCGTCAAGCCACTGATATTGAAATTGAAGCCCGCGAAATCCTGCGCATTAAGCGGCAACTCAACGAAATCATGGTGGCGCAAACCGGCCAACCCCTGGAAAAAATCGAAAAAGACACCGATCGCGACTACTTCATGTCGCCCCATGAAGCCCTCGAATACGGCATCATCGACAAGGTGATCGAAGAAACCCCCGACAAAGCGGCGGCGGCGATCGCATCACAACATTAA
- a CDS encoding P-II family nitrogen regulator: MTQKASKLVIVTEKVLLNKVAKIIDEVGATGYTVVAAGGKGSRGVRSSGQPAVGDTYTNVKFEVLTPSREMAVQISDEVAKQFFEDYSGISYVCDVMEVLHAHKF; this comes from the coding sequence ATGACCCAAAAAGCCAGCAAGCTCGTGATTGTCACGGAAAAGGTGCTATTGAACAAGGTCGCCAAGATCATTGATGAGGTTGGTGCTACCGGCTATACGGTGGTGGCGGCTGGCGGTAAAGGCAGTCGAGGCGTGCGCTCGTCGGGACAACCTGCCGTTGGCGATACTTACACGAATGTTAAGTTCGAGGTGCTGACTCCTAGTCGAGAGATGGCCGTGCAAATTTCGGATGAGGTCGCTAAGCAGTTTTTTGAGGACTATTCAGGCATTAGTTATGTCTGTGATGTGATGGAAGTGCTGCACGCGCACAAGTTTTAA
- a CDS encoding metal ABC transporter permease, which produces MLEWLLDPLQFAFMRDALAMGVVLGVLCAVTGSYLIVQQMSMIGGVISHSIVPGLSIAFFLGIDVGIGAFVAGVLSAICVALLEKRSRLKVDAAMSLTLTTFLAFGILLISLLKTNQVDLSSLLFGDILGVTRGDLGRTIAIAALIITLVKLFYKELLFYSFDPLGAQASGLPVQGLYMGLISAITLTIVATMQVVGVLLVMALLVGPAITAYLLVKELHQMMWVGAVLGAIASISGMYASYYLDLPSGPAIVMAIFAGFLLALCFSPRRGWLSRRGDRSTLPADSGS; this is translated from the coding sequence TTGCTAGAATGGCTCCTGGACCCGTTGCAATTTGCCTTCATGCGCGATGCCCTGGCGATGGGGGTGGTGTTGGGGGTGCTCTGCGCGGTGACGGGGAGTTACTTGATCGTGCAGCAGATGAGCATGATCGGCGGGGTGATTTCCCATTCCATTGTGCCGGGCCTGTCGATCGCATTTTTCCTGGGGATTGATGTGGGGATTGGGGCGTTTGTGGCGGGGGTGTTGAGTGCGATCTGTGTGGCGCTGTTGGAGAAGCGATCGCGCCTCAAGGTCGATGCCGCCATGTCCCTCACCCTGACGACGTTTCTCGCGTTTGGCATTTTATTAATTAGCCTGTTGAAAACGAATCAGGTGGATCTCTCTAGCCTTCTGTTTGGCGATATTTTGGGGGTGACGCGGGGGGATTTGGGGCGGACGATCGCGATCGCGGCCTTGATCATCACCTTGGTCAAACTCTTTTATAAAGAACTCCTGTTTTACAGCTTTGATCCCCTCGGTGCGCAGGCCAGCGGTCTCCCCGTCCAAGGTTTGTATATGGGTTTAATTAGTGCGATCACCCTGACGATTGTCGCCACGATGCAGGTGGTGGGGGTGTTGCTGGTGATGGCGCTGCTGGTGGGGCCCGCGATTACGGCCTATTTACTCGTCAAAGAACTGCATCAGATGATGTGGGTGGGGGCGGTGTTGGGGGCGATCGCCAGCATCAGCGGCATGTATGCGAGTTACTACCTCGATCTACCGTCGGGCCCTGCGATCGTGATGGCGATTTTCGCCGGTTTTCTCCTCGCCCTCTGTTTCAGCCCCCGCCGGGGTTGGCTGAGCAGGAGAGGCGATCGGTCAACCCTTCCGGCCGATAGCGGTTCCTAA
- a CDS encoding sodium-dependent bicarbonate transport family permease has product MDFLTEFLTKFGSQLQSPTLGFLLGGIIVAALGSRLAIPDAIYKFIVFMLLIKVGLKGGIAIRSSNLQEMLLPALFAAATGILIVFIARYTLANLPGIRMTDALATGGLFGAVSGSTLAAGITVMEGPGVDLEFEAWAGALYPFMDIPALVTAIVLASIYTSKKKREQGSEKGDYPSTASEYRMQQGHGVKIWPIVQESLQGSALSALLLGLALGLLTRPESVVESFYEPLFRGLLSILMLVMGMEAWSRINELRKVAQWYALYAAIAPLLHGFIGFGFGMVAHYTTGFSFGGVAILAVIAASSSDISGPPTLRAGIPSANPSAYIGASTAVGTPVAIAIGIPLYVGLAQALMAGG; this is encoded by the coding sequence TTGGATTTTCTAACGGAGTTCTTGACAAAATTTGGATCGCAGTTACAGTCCCCAACCCTTGGATTTTTACTGGGTGGCATCATCGTTGCCGCCCTCGGTAGCCGCTTGGCAATTCCCGATGCGATCTATAAGTTCATCGTCTTCATGCTGCTTATCAAAGTCGGCTTGAAGGGCGGCATTGCGATCCGCTCGTCCAATCTGCAAGAAATGCTGTTGCCCGCGCTGTTCGCTGCGGCAACAGGAATTCTCATTGTGTTCATCGCACGTTACACATTGGCCAATCTGCCGGGCATTAGAATGACGGATGCCCTCGCGACCGGAGGCTTGTTCGGTGCGGTGAGTGGCTCGACTCTCGCCGCTGGCATCACGGTCATGGAAGGACCAGGTGTTGACCTCGAATTCGAGGCCTGGGCCGGTGCACTCTATCCCTTCATGGACATCCCCGCGCTCGTGACGGCCATTGTCTTGGCTAGCATTTATACCAGTAAGAAGAAGCGCGAGCAGGGCAGCGAAAAAGGCGACTATCCGAGTACCGCTAGTGAGTATCGTATGCAGCAAGGCCACGGGGTCAAGATTTGGCCCATCGTGCAGGAAAGTCTGCAAGGTTCTGCCTTATCGGCGCTGTTACTGGGTCTTGCGCTTGGTTTGCTCACCCGCCCAGAAAGTGTTGTTGAAAGCTTTTACGAACCCCTCTTCCGTGGACTTCTTTCCATCTTGATGCTGGTGATGGGGATGGAAGCCTGGTCCAGAATTAACGAACTGCGCAAGGTGGCTCAATGGTACGCTTTGTATGCTGCGATCGCGCCTCTGCTCCATGGGTTCATTGGTTTTGGTTTCGGTATGGTCGCCCATTACACCACAGGGTTCAGTTTTGGCGGCGTTGCCATCTTGGCAGTGATTGCGGCTTCCAGTTCAGATATCTCCGGGCCGCCCACGTTACGAGCCGGTATCCCGTCAGCTAACCCCTCTGCCTATATCGGTGCATCTACAGCCGTCGGGACACCCGTTGCGATCGCGATCGGCATCCCCCTCTATGTCGGACTGGCCCAAGCACTGATGGCCGGCGGCTAA
- a CDS encoding PhoX family protein — MTPHHDRSPWEPEDRGMNPSDNESFVTVLQRATLRRRSFLKGGSSLIAASMVGMGLAVLGDTLKPDKIAARAATPEGLDLNFSPVAKTLTDQVTVPAGYTVNVLMATGDPLTNRVAPYKNDGTDTDFEFRSGDHHDGMHFFSLNPRNVNRGILCVNHEVCEDLGFVHANGPTDYGADNTNARPMAEIDKEVNAHGVSIVEVVKQGNSYAINKGSRYNRRVTAATPCDLTGPVRGHQKMVTSYSPQGVATRGTVNNCANGYTPWGTYLTCEENWWGYFARREGADVRPAQEEYALQRYGIKGDTSGRYNWARLGANDTTDVYARWNTAKTSDRPDRDFSNVANTFGWIVEIDPLEPDSRPQKRTAMGRFFHEGCWPAPAQAGRPVVFYSGDDARNEYVYKFVSAQMWSDRDQEGGLEAGAKYLNQGTLYAAKFNADGSGEWLPLTLDNPAIATYTNYTFADPADVLINSRIAADAVGATKMDRPEWGGVHPVNGEVYFTLTNSVSSSSGRGTKTPLDPANPRFYRDEKGDATNAGNVNGHIIRWREAGNDHAATAFTWDVYLFGAQADAGDEVNLSGLSAENDFSSPDGLWFSDAAPGLLWIQTDDSAYTDQSNCMMLAAIPGQVGDGGMKAIANKAVPANGGADQTVTTYAGQAANPTTLRRFLVGPKDCEITGITETPDGTAIFVNIQHPGENSTSATNPAEFTSHWPDGGSARPRSATIVITRNDGGRIAR; from the coding sequence ATGACACCACATCACGATCGCTCACCTTGGGAGCCGGAAGATCGCGGCATGAATCCGTCCGATAATGAGTCTTTTGTCACTGTTTTGCAGCGGGCAACCCTGCGCCGTCGTTCGTTTCTGAAAGGGGGATCATCCCTGATCGCTGCGTCAATGGTAGGGATGGGGTTAGCAGTGCTAGGGGATACCCTCAAGCCCGATAAAATTGCTGCGAGGGCGGCAACCCCTGAGGGTCTAGATCTGAACTTTTCCCCTGTGGCGAAAACCCTTACTGACCAAGTGACTGTCCCGGCGGGCTATACGGTGAATGTTTTGATGGCGACGGGCGATCCCCTGACGAATCGTGTTGCGCCCTATAAAAACGATGGCACCGACACGGATTTTGAATTCCGCAGTGGGGATCACCATGACGGGATGCATTTTTTTAGCTTGAATCCGCGTAATGTCAATCGGGGCATTCTCTGTGTTAATCATGAAGTTTGCGAAGATTTGGGCTTTGTCCATGCCAATGGGCCGACAGATTATGGTGCGGACAACACTAATGCTCGCCCGATGGCGGAAATTGACAAAGAAGTGAACGCCCACGGGGTGAGCATTGTTGAAGTGGTGAAACAGGGAAATTCCTACGCCATCAATAAAGGTTCGCGCTATAACCGTCGCGTCACTGCGGCTACGCCCTGCGACTTGACGGGGCCGGTGCGCGGTCATCAAAAAATGGTCACGTCCTATTCTCCCCAAGGGGTCGCGACGCGGGGCACGGTGAACAATTGCGCCAATGGTTACACTCCCTGGGGAACTTATCTCACCTGTGAGGAAAACTGGTGGGGGTATTTTGCGCGTCGGGAAGGGGCGGATGTGCGTCCGGCTCAGGAAGAATACGCGCTACAACGCTACGGCATCAAGGGTGATACGTCGGGACGCTATAACTGGGCGCGGTTGGGGGCGAACGATACGACGGATGTTTATGCTCGCTGGAATACGGCGAAAACGAGCGATCGCCCTGATCGTGACTTTTCTAATGTGGCGAATACCTTCGGCTGGATTGTGGAAATTGATCCCCTCGAACCGGACTCGCGCCCCCAAAAACGGACGGCGATGGGTCGTTTTTTCCATGAAGGCTGCTGGCCTGCTCCGGCTCAGGCGGGGCGGCCGGTGGTGTTCTATTCTGGGGATGATGCCCGGAATGAATATGTTTATAAGTTTGTCTCGGCTCAAATGTGGAGCGATCGCGACCAAGAGGGCGGCCTCGAAGCGGGGGCGAAATACCTCAATCAGGGCACATTGTACGCGGCGAAGTTTAACGCTGATGGGTCTGGGGAATGGTTACCTTTGACGCTGGATAATCCGGCGATCGCCACCTACACCAACTACACCTTTGCCGACCCAGCCGATGTGCTGATCAACTCCCGGATCGCCGCCGATGCCGTCGGGGCCACGAAGATGGATCGCCCCGAATGGGGAGGCGTGCATCCGGTTAATGGTGAAGTCTACTTCACCCTCACCAACAGTGTTTCTAGCAGCAGCGGACGGGGCACAAAAACCCCCCTTGATCCAGCCAATCCCCGCTTTTACCGCGACGAAAAAGGTGATGCAACCAACGCAGGCAACGTCAACGGTCACATCATCCGCTGGCGAGAAGCGGGGAACGATCACGCCGCCACCGCGTTTACCTGGGATGTGTATTTGTTTGGGGCGCAGGCCGATGCGGGCGATGAGGTAAACCTGTCCGGCTTGAGTGCGGAGAATGATTTCTCTAGCCCCGATGGGCTGTGGTTTAGTGACGCTGCCCCTGGTCTCCTCTGGATTCAAACCGATGACAGTGCCTACACGGATCAATCCAACTGCATGATGTTGGCGGCGATTCCTGGCCAAGTGGGCGACGGCGGCATGAAGGCGATCGCCAACAAAGCCGTTCCGGCCAACGGGGGCGCGGATCAAACCGTCACCACCTACGCCGGACAGGCGGCAAACCCCACCACCTTACGCCGCTTTTTAGTGGGGCCCAAAGATTGCGAAATCACCGGAATCACCGAAACCCCCGACGGCACAGCAATTTTCGTCAACATTCAACACCCCGGCGAAAACAGCACCTCTGCCACCAATCCGGCGGAATTTACCAGCCACTGGCCCGATGGCGGTTCGGCTCGGCCGCGCTCGGCCACGATTGTGATCACCCGCAATGACGGCGGCCGGATCGCACGGTAA
- a CDS encoding metal ABC transporter ATP-binding protein, producing the protein MLEVRNVTAAYRDRWAIQNVSFVLQPGQATNLLGPNGAGKSTLMKVMLGLVPPVSGSILWHNQPFAPYRQRVAYVPQRTVIDWDYPITVQNVVRMGRTRQTGWLRSFSAASNAIAHHALDRVGMADYAHRQIGELSGGQQQRVFIARALAQEADLFFLDEPFAGVDQTTETILFDLFAELKAAGKTLLVISHDFGDTLAHYDQFLLLNQTLIAAGTQSEVICPACLEQAYGKRFYLAAA; encoded by the coding sequence ATGCTCGAAGTCCGCAACGTGACCGCCGCCTATCGCGATCGCTGGGCCATTCAAAACGTATCCTTTGTGCTGCAACCGGGACAAGCGACGAACCTATTAGGGCCCAATGGGGCGGGGAAAAGCACGTTAATGAAGGTGATGCTGGGGTTAGTGCCGCCCGTGAGTGGGTCGATCCTGTGGCATAACCAGCCCTTCGCCCCCTATCGGCAGCGGGTCGCCTATGTGCCGCAGCGGACGGTGATTGATTGGGACTATCCGATCACGGTGCAGAATGTGGTGCGGATGGGACGGACGCGGCAAACGGGATGGTTGCGAAGTTTTTCGGCGGCTTCTAATGCGATCGCTCACCACGCCCTCGATCGCGTCGGCATGGCCGACTATGCCCACCGTCAAATCGGGGAACTGTCCGGCGGCCAACAACAGCGCGTTTTTATCGCCCGCGCCCTCGCCCAGGAAGCCGATCTATTTTTTCTCGATGAACCCTTTGCCGGGGTTGATCAAACCACCGAAACGATCCTATTTGATCTCTTCGCCGAATTAAAAGCCGCCGGTAAAACCCTGTTGGTGATTAGTCACGACTTCGGCGACACCCTCGCCCATTACGATCAATTTCTCTTACTCAATCAAACCCTGATCGCCGCCGGAACCCAAAGTGAAGTGATCTGCCCCGCCTGCCTCGAACAAGCCTACGGAAAACGCTTCTACCTCGCTGCGGCCTAG
- a CDS encoding cyclic nucleotide-binding domain-containing protein — MFAQIQRTIIQTLQNPLLQIGDTEVTLLWILQIIFAFLIVFLVSRTLKTFIKYKLLARLNIDLSSREAISSFGSYIIGFLGLILVLQGTGFDFSSLIIIAGGLGVGIGFGLQNVTNDIISGITLLLDQKVKVGDFVEFEKVTGTITGIFIRTTIIETLDEKQLIIPNSHLTTTKITNWTSRKNGGWISIEIDVDKHSDPLVVTEILLDCASLERDIATQPTPEVALCKVSGTGYTFVLWAWTPEVAQYYSIQSSLYYSVEYFLRQANINLAKQRIQLERIEPFHLRIDRPLRNTIDATTFPPPEEPKSTHYLHHYLYQVPYFEHFNDLEMRQLIEQGYRQRLKADEILFQEGDKGDSFYIILSGSVDVFAKNLDRSLQTLKRGQFFGELALMLGIPRTASVRALEETLVFAINQHGFQNLLQQHPQLGKQIIQEFQNHQAELEDRQHYLRELGLISPDENASIMTLVRKRLQQLFNIS, encoded by the coding sequence ATGTTTGCTCAAATCCAGCGCACCATCATTCAAACCCTCCAGAATCCATTACTACAGATCGGTGACACCGAAGTCACATTGCTCTGGATTCTGCAAATTATCTTTGCCTTTTTAATCGTCTTCCTCGTTTCACGTACCCTCAAGACATTCATTAAATACAAACTCCTGGCCCGCTTAAATATTGACCTCAGTAGTCGGGAAGCCATCTCAAGCTTTGGCAGTTATATCATTGGATTTCTGGGGTTGATTCTCGTTTTGCAGGGGACGGGGTTTGACTTTTCATCACTGATTATTATTGCGGGAGGTCTAGGGGTTGGGATTGGGTTTGGCTTGCAGAATGTCACCAACGATATCATTAGTGGAATCACATTATTACTCGATCAAAAAGTCAAAGTTGGCGACTTTGTCGAATTTGAAAAAGTCACAGGCACAATCACAGGAATTTTTATTCGAACAACCATTATTGAAACCCTAGATGAAAAGCAATTAATTATTCCCAATAGCCACCTCACCACCACTAAAATCACAAACTGGACATCAAGAAAAAACGGGGGTTGGATTTCTATTGAAATTGATGTAGATAAACATAGTGATCCATTAGTTGTGACCGAAATCTTACTGGATTGTGCCAGCTTAGAACGTGATATTGCCACTCAACCCACACCCGAAGTCGCCCTCTGCAAGGTTAGCGGTACTGGCTATACCTTTGTGCTGTGGGCGTGGACTCCTGAAGTTGCGCAATACTATTCCATTCAAAGTTCTCTCTACTATTCTGTCGAATATTTTCTCCGCCAAGCCAATATCAACTTAGCCAAGCAGCGGATTCAACTCGAACGCATTGAACCCTTTCATCTCAGAATTGATCGCCCCCTCCGTAATACCATTGATGCCACCACATTCCCACCACCAGAGGAACCAAAATCCACACATTATCTTCATCATTACCTGTATCAAGTTCCCTATTTTGAGCATTTTAATGATTTAGAAATGCGCCAATTAATCGAACAGGGCTACCGGCAGCGTTTAAAAGCGGATGAAATTCTTTTCCAGGAAGGAGATAAGGGGGACAGTTTTTATATTATTTTGTCGGGGTCAGTGGATGTATTTGCGAAGAATCTTGATCGATCGCTTCAAACCTTAAAACGGGGTCAATTCTTTGGAGAATTGGCCTTAATGTTGGGCATTCCGCGCACAGCGTCGGTGCGAGCGTTAGAAGAAACCCTCGTTTTTGCCATCAATCAGCATGGGTTCCAAAATTTACTCCAGCAACATCCTCAACTGGGAAAACAGATTATTCAAGAATTTCAAAATCACCAAGCTGAACTTGAAGATCGTCAACACTATTTGCGGGAGTTGGGGTTAATTTCACCGGACGAAAACGCGAGCATTATGACATTGGTGCGTAAGCGATTACAGCAGTTGTTCAATATTAGTTGA
- a CDS encoding Uma2 family endonuclease produces the protein MTQTLTKPISFDQFVAWYPTDSSCKYELHSGVIVEMPLGTGQHSNITGFIAGELHFEIRRLNLPYSIPGDCLIKYAEDESGYLPDIVVLDRAALANEPRWQPESVITSGRSVRLVVEVVSTNWQNDYGRKSGDYEVLGIPEYWIIDYRGLGGRRFIGAEKTPTISVYQMVDGEYDVKQFRGDEPIESLAFPDLQLTAAQIFQA, from the coding sequence ATGACCCAAACCCTCACCAAACCGATCTCCTTCGATCAATTCGTGGCATGGTATCCCACCGACTCATCATGCAAGTATGAATTACACAGTGGAGTCATTGTCGAAATGCCCCTTGGAACTGGCCAGCACTCGAACATCACCGGATTTATTGCAGGCGAATTACACTTTGAAATCCGACGACTTAACCTGCCCTACTCAATTCCGGGGGATTGCTTAATCAAATACGCCGAAGACGAATCCGGTTATCTGCCCGATATTGTTGTCCTCGATCGCGCCGCTTTAGCCAACGAACCCCGCTGGCAACCCGAATCGGTGATTACCTCCGGTCGTTCCGTGCGGCTCGTGGTGGAAGTGGTGAGCACAAATTGGCAGAATGATTACGGCAGAAAATCCGGGGACTATGAGGTGCTGGGTATCCCGGAATATTGGATCATCGACTATCGGGGCTTGGGGGGACGGCGATTCATTGGGGCAGAGAAAACCCCGACGATTTCGGTGTATCAGATGGTGGATGGGGAATATGATGTGAAGCAGTTTCGAGGCGATGAGCCGATCGAATCCTTGGCGTTTCCGGACTTGCAACTAACCGCTGCCCAAATTTTTCAGGCCTAG
- a CDS encoding ATP-dependent Clp protease proteolytic subunit gives MNLPIQAVQAPYRGGTNYRTPPPDLPSLLLKERIIYLGLPLVSSDEYKEQMGLDVTELIIAQLLYLQFDDPEKPIFMYINSTGTSWYGGDAIGFETEAFAICDTMNYIKPPIHTICIGQAMGTAAMILAAGTRGCRASLAHSTIILHQPRQGARGQASDIQIRAKEVLANKRAMLGILAKSTQQDIERLEKDTDRMLYMTPPQAKDYGIIDKVLESSKDLPKALPAL, from the coding sequence ATGAACTTACCGATTCAGGCCGTTCAAGCCCCCTATCGCGGCGGGACGAACTATCGCACCCCGCCCCCGGATTTACCCTCACTGCTACTCAAAGAACGGATCATCTATCTAGGTTTACCCCTAGTTTCCTCCGATGAGTACAAAGAGCAGATGGGTTTGGATGTGACCGAACTGATCATCGCGCAATTGCTCTATCTTCAGTTTGATGATCCGGAAAAACCCATCTTCATGTACATCAACTCCACCGGCACTTCCTGGTACGGCGGCGATGCGATCGGCTTTGAAACCGAAGCCTTCGCCATTTGCGACACGATGAACTACATCAAACCCCCCATCCATACGATCTGCATCGGTCAAGCGATGGGAACTGCTGCGATGATTCTCGCCGCCGGGACTCGTGGCTGTCGTGCCAGCCTCGCCCATTCCACGATCATCCTGCATCAACCGCGCCAAGGGGCACGCGGCCAAGCCTCCGACATTCAAATCCGCGCCAAAGAAGTCTTGGCCAACAAACGCGCCATGCTCGGCATCTTAGCCAAAAGTACCCAGCAAGACATCGAGCGCCTGGAAAAAGACACCGATCGCATGTTGTACATGACCCCCCCCCAAGCCAAAGACTACGGCATTATCGATAAAGTGTTGGAGAGTTCTAAAGACTTACCCAAAGCCTTACCGGCTCTCTAG